Proteins from a single region of Candidatus Parcubacteria bacterium:
- a CDS encoding hypothetical protein (Derived by automated computational analysis using gene prediction method: Protein Homology.): MKHLFYSFIGSTILIAPRIALASSTPASGFNDKMDAQTQALTKAAGLGQNTSLSFIIATLIQVLLGFLGIIFLILTIVSGFKWMTAQGNEDTIKKAKGTLMNAIIGLVIVLAAYIITTSLFKLLPFSGGSGGVTGG; encoded by the coding sequence TTTATTGGTTCCACTATCCTTATTGCTCCCCGTATTGCCTTGGCCTCAAGTACACCGGCTTCCGGGTTTAATGATAAAATGGATGCCCAAACCCAGGCTCTTACGAAAGCCGCTGGTTTAGGACAAAATACTAGCCTCAGCTTTATTATTGCTACTCTTATTCAGGTTCTATTAGGATTTTTAGGAATAATTTTTTTAATTTTAACCATCGTTTCCGGTTTTAAGTGGATGACCGCCCAAGGCAACGAAGATACCATTAAAAAAGCCAAAGGGACTTTAATGAATGCTATTATTGGGTTAGTGATTGTCTTGGCCGCTTATATTATTACCACCTCCTTATTTAAATTACTGCCATTCTCAGGTGGCAGCGGCGGTGTTACCGGCGGCTAA
- a CDS encoding hypothetical protein (Derived by automated computational analysis using gene prediction method: GeneMarkS-2+.) — MKKMLFLTAFLVVSLALMAQMDPASAQRKIIELETDVQGLKAQLHSVKATDVKTELPEKMGRYEFKRRTRAQQFKVNEALAQQAIRQTEGEALLYDYGDPLVSQDLPGYGLPGLLINNKRGLGENVTFRITRRGFKEFPAQIYNLAPEERLWVKLPAGEYLIEVSMGSRFMGYVVCKVDPANIKYADGQKCYFWAEKTLADF, encoded by the coding sequence ATGAAGAAAATGTTATTTCTAACAGCGTTTCTTGTTGTCAGCTTGGCTCTTATGGCGCAAATGGACCCAGCTTCAGCGCAACGAAAGATTATTGAACTTGAAACAGATGTCCAGGGATTAAAAGCTCAGCTCCATTCTGTTAAAGCGACTGATGTAAAAACTGAACTTCCGGAGAAGATGGGGCGTTATGAATTTAAACGGCGCACCAGAGCGCAACAGTTTAAAGTGAATGAGGCTCTAGCGCAGCAAGCTATTCGTCAAACCGAAGGGGAAGCTTTGCTTTATGACTACGGCGATCCTCTGGTAAGCCAGGATCTGCCCGGTTATGGTTTACCCGGCCTACTAATTAATAATAAAAGAGGTTTGGGGGAGAATGTCACTTTTAGAATCACTCGTCGTGGCTTCAAGGAGTTTCCTGCCCAAATCTATAACTTGGCCCCCGAGGAAAGGTTGTGGGTAAAATTACCGGCAGGTGAGTACTTAATAGAAGTATCAATGGGGAGCCGCTTTATGGGCTATGTCGTCTGTAAAGTGGATCCGGCCAATATTAAGTATGCTGACGGTCAGAAGTGTTACTTCTGGGCGGAAAAGACCTTAGCCGATTTTTAA
- a CDS encoding hypothetical protein (Derived by automated computational analysis using gene prediction method: GeneMarkS-2+.), with amino-acid sequence MKTKLQKISEDIVPLSRRQGFLLYLLIVCVFEFLFFFTPALATASVAAAKNPTNEDDLISLTAPLKSSELDPSAQMIVNRLLANPDKTPAPVKEEKALRLSNPQIISGPEDSLAEEQSPKYRVVRTSEHVITAYNSEAAQTDSSPCITANGFNVCEHGLEDTIGANFLKLGTKVRIPELFGDQVFVVRDRMNKRYPDRVDVWMVKKADALKFGVKTAKIEVLEEI; translated from the coding sequence ATGAAAACTAAACTCCAAAAAATTAGCGAGGACATTGTTCCCCTTAGTAGACGGCAAGGCTTTTTGCTTTATTTGTTAATTGTTTGCGTCTTTGAGTTCCTCTTCTTTTTTACCCCCGCTTTAGCTACTGCTAGTGTAGCGGCCGCCAAAAACCCAACTAACGAAGATGACTTAATTAGTCTAACCGCGCCTTTAAAAAGTTCTGAATTGGACCCCAGCGCCCAAATGATTGTCAACCGCTTATTGGCTAATCCAGACAAAACTCCGGCGCCAGTAAAAGAGGAAAAAGCTTTGCGCTTAAGCAATCCTCAGATTATTTCAGGACCAGAAGATTCCCTTGCTGAGGAACAATCCCCAAAATACCGCGTTGTCAGAACCAGTGAGCATGTTATCACGGCCTACAATTCGGAAGCCGCTCAAACTGACAGTTCCCCCTGCATCACGGCTAACGGTTTCAATGTTTGTGAACATGGTCTTGAAGATACTATTGGCGCTAATTTCTTAAAACTAGGCACCAAAGTCCGCATCCCTGAGCTCTTCGGCGACCAAGTCTTTGTTGTTCGCGACCGAATGAATAAACGCTACCCTGATCGCGTTGACGTCTGGATGGTGAAAAAGGCCGATGCTCTTAAGTTCGGTGTAAAAACTGCCAAAATTGAAGTTTTAGAAGAAATTTAA
- the lgt gene encoding prolipoprotein diacylglyceryl transferase (Derived by automated computational analysis using gene prediction method: Protein Homology. GO_component: GO:0016020 - membrane [Evidence IEA]; GO_function: GO:0008961 - phosphatidylglycerol-prolipoprotein diacylglyceryl transferase activity [Evidence IEA]; GO_process: GO:0009249 - protein lipoylation [Evidence IEA]): MLSFLHNFEPQPIFLSLGFLNIRWYGIFVVLGITAGLALTIYLAKRFQKKLDLVWDLLFYLVIWGLVGARLYEVFLFWPYYQNNLWQIFAIWKGGLAIHGALIAGIIVLFWWAKKHQDSFWHWAAILSPGLAVGQAIGRFGNWFNQELFGRPTNLPWGIPIAFQNRPIAYQDFSFFHPTFLYESLGLLLLAVILFFLLSTIKTLNEKRALSILVFYLSGASLLRFLLEFIKVDAAPLIFSWRWPQFFSFILIILALAAYLIYLHHHEKNPSPKTVWSTK, encoded by the coding sequence ATGCTTTCCTTTTTACATAATTTTGAACCCCAGCCGATTTTTTTATCCCTTGGCTTTCTAAATATTCGCTGGTATGGGATTTTTGTTGTCCTCGGAATTACTGCTGGACTAGCGCTAACCATTTATTTGGCAAAGAGGTTTCAAAAAAAATTAGACTTGGTTTGGGATCTACTTTTTTATTTAGTGATTTGGGGTCTAGTTGGCGCTCGTCTTTATGAGGTTTTTTTATTTTGGCCTTATTACCAAAATAATCTTTGGCAAATTTTTGCCATTTGGAAAGGGGGCTTAGCTATTCACGGCGCTCTAATCGCCGGCATTATTGTTCTTTTCTGGTGGGCCAAAAAACATCAAGATAGTTTTTGGCACTGGGCGGCGATTCTTAGCCCTGGACTAGCCGTCGGGCAAGCTATTGGTCGCTTTGGTAATTGGTTTAATCAAGAATTATTTGGACGGCCGACTAATTTACCGTGGGGAATACCGATTGCGTTTCAAAATAGACCCATTGCCTATCAAGACTTTTCTTTTTTTCACCCCACCTTTCTTTATGAAAGTCTAGGTTTACTACTATTGGCAGTTATTTTATTTTTCTTATTAAGCACTATTAAAACTTTAAACGAAAAGCGCGCCCTCTCAATTTTAGTTTTTTATCTAAGTGGCGCTTCCTTACTCCGTTTTTTATTAGAGTTTATTAAAGTGGACGCGGCGCCCTTAATTTTTTCCTGGCGCTGGCCTCAATTTTTTTCTTTTATTTTAATTATTTTGGCGCTGGCCGCTTATTTAATTTATTTGCATCATCATGAAAAAAATCCTTCCCCAAAAACAGTCTGGAGCACTAAATAG
- a CDS encoding MFS transporter (Derived by automated computational analysis using gene prediction method: Protein Homology. GO_function: GO:0022857 - transmembrane transporter activity [Evidence IEA]; GO_process: GO:0055085 - transmembrane transport [Evidence IEA]), with protein sequence MKKILPQKQSGALNSKLFEQTKNKKMLIFCSFAFLLALADALPAYIRSSYMESFVGVSAVSWFYIAANLVAIIAILIFPKVIKRLSNYLSAGLMLAFFIFSLLGLGLSNTALGVFIFFIVMQVSSYLLWINLDIFLESNSDDQTTGRTRTIYLTFMNLAWVFAPSISAWLVEARGYEITFLISSLVMIPFLIIYLTNREKLKNTAVDAAHTPLKTAFKETFRNKNLRAIYVVAGQLSIFLNAAVVFLPIHLNQNLGFTWNELSIAFSIMLLPFLIVEIPAGILADKHIGEKELLTFGFLIIIASLAVFFTSTSTNIWFWTAILFTSRVGVALIEAMRESYFFKNVDAHDIEKINIFRTAAPLGYVVASLIALITLMFLPLEYIFIVIALFICLFTFPALISMKDSL encoded by the coding sequence ATGAAAAAAATCCTTCCCCAAAAACAGTCTGGAGCACTAAATAGCAAGCTCTTTGAACAAACAAAAAACAAAAAGATGCTTATTTTTTGTAGCTTCGCTTTTTTATTGGCTTTAGCTGACGCCTTACCCGCCTATATTCGTTCCAGCTACATGGAGAGTTTTGTTGGGGTCTCAGCCGTGAGCTGGTTTTATATTGCCGCCAACCTTGTCGCCATTATTGCTATTTTAATTTTCCCGAAGGTAATTAAACGTCTCAGTAATTATCTGAGCGCGGGCTTAATGTTGGCTTTTTTTATTTTTTCCTTACTTGGTCTCGGCCTTAGCAACACCGCCTTAGGTGTCTTCATCTTCTTTATCGTCATGCAGGTGTCGTCATATCTCCTCTGGATTAATTTAGATATTTTTCTAGAATCTAACTCTGATGATCAAACAACCGGCCGAACGCGCACCATCTATTTAACTTTCATGAACCTGGCCTGGGTTTTTGCCCCTTCAATTTCCGCCTGGCTGGTTGAAGCCAGAGGTTATGAAATCACTTTTTTAATCTCTTCCTTAGTAATGATCCCTTTTTTAATTATTTATTTAACTAACCGAGAAAAATTAAAAAACACGGCCGTTGACGCTGCGCACACCCCTCTAAAAACAGCTTTCAAAGAAACCTTTAGAAATAAAAATCTGCGAGCGATTTATGTGGTCGCCGGACAACTAAGTATTTTTCTTAACGCCGCCGTTGTTTTCTTGCCTATTCACCTTAATCAAAATTTAGGTTTTACTTGGAACGAATTAAGCATTGCTTTCTCTATTATGTTGCTACCCTTTCTAATTGTGGAAATTCCGGCCGGCATTTTAGCGGATAAACATATTGGCGAAAAAGAATTACTCACTTTTGGGTTTTTAATCATTATTGCCTCGTTAGCAGTTTTCTTTACCAGCACCTCAACTAACATCTGGTTCTGGACAGCTATTCTTTTCACCTCTCGGGTTGGTGTGGCTTTGATTGAGGCGATGCGCGAATCCTACTTCTTTAAAAATGTTGATGCTCACGATATTGAAAAAATAAATATTTTCCGAACCGCCGCCCCTTTAGGTTATGTCGTCGCCTCGCTTATTGCTCTAATAACTTTAATGTTTCTTCCCTTAGAATATATTTTTATTGTGATCGCTCTTTTTATTTGCTTATTTACCTTCCCGGCTTTAATAAGTATGAAAGATTCTCTTTAA
- a CDS encoding glycosyltransferase family protein (Derived by automated computational analysis using gene prediction method: Protein Homology.) → MKYLFFVQSEGRGHLSQALAVAAGLRRDGHEICGVVTNHLPARPVPEYFIKEIDAPLYSVESPYFLITPDQKGIAFGRSLVFNFSRLRAYYLSLKKIKNLIKTLEPDIVVNFYESLFGFYRLLFQPQIKSFTIGHQFFITHPDFTRPPKNHHSFLLLKLYNWLVSYGSAAKIALSFSDSADQPQKKLIVCPPLIRQSILDQEIKTDNFILSYILNPGYAEVITDFAAKNKEIKIEAFWDKLEAAPKEQPLENLCFHKINGDLFIDRLSKCCAYIATAGFESICEATYLEKSILMIPTPNHYEQWCNAYDAKRCGLADFSAEFDFDKLLALTKTQVSKPGQCFKKWHDENKDKIFRILEDH, encoded by the coding sequence ATGAAGTATCTATTTTTTGTTCAAAGTGAGGGGCGCGGTCATTTAAGCCAAGCTCTAGCAGTGGCGGCCGGTCTCCGGCGTGACGGCCACGAAATTTGCGGAGTGGTGACCAACCATTTACCAGCTCGCCCCGTGCCTGAATATTTTATTAAGGAAATTGATGCTCCTTTGTATTCAGTCGAGAGTCCTTATTTTTTAATAACTCCAGATCAAAAAGGAATCGCTTTTGGGCGTAGTCTAGTTTTTAATTTTTCCCGCCTTCGCGCCTATTACTTAAGCTTAAAAAAAATAAAGAATTTAATCAAAACCTTGGAGCCCGATATTGTCGTCAATTTTTATGAATCTTTATTTGGTTTCTACCGCCTATTATTTCAACCCCAGATAAAAAGCTTCACTATTGGCCATCAATTCTTTATTACCCACCCGGATTTTACTAGACCCCCAAAAAACCATCACTCCTTCTTATTGTTAAAACTTTATAACTGGCTAGTTTCCTATGGCTCAGCCGCTAAAATTGCTCTTTCTTTTTCCGACTCAGCCGACCAGCCTCAAAAAAAACTAATTGTTTGTCCACCCTTAATCCGCCAAAGTATTTTAGATCAAGAAATAAAAACTGATAATTTTATTCTTTCTTATATATTAAATCCCGGTTATGCGGAGGTAATTACTGACTTCGCAGCTAAAAATAAAGAAATAAAAATTGAAGCTTTTTGGGATAAACTGGAAGCGGCCCCTAAAGAACAACCTTTAGAAAATTTATGTTTCCATAAAATCAACGGGGATTTATTTATTGATCGCCTGTCTAAATGCTGCGCTTACATCGCCACCGCTGGGTTTGAATCTATTTGTGAGGCCACCTATCTAGAAAAATCGATCCTGATGATTCCTACCCCTAATCATTACGAACAGTGGTGTAATGCTTATGATGCTAAGCGTTGTGGCTTAGCTGATTTTAGCGCTGAATTTGATTTTGATAAATTATTAGCCCTAACAAAAACCCAGGTTAGTAAACCTGGGCAATGTTTCAAAAAGTGGCACGAC